A part of Candidatus Saccharibacteria bacterium genomic DNA contains:
- the fusA gene encoding elongation factor G: MATPTNVPLKDFRNVGIIAHIDAGKTTTTEGILYRTGLSHKIGAVHEGETTTDWMEQERERGITITSAAVTCFWKDHKINIIDTPGHIDFTAEVERSLRVLDGAVTVFDGKMGVEAQSETVWRQANKYGVPRICFINKINQTGGDFYKSLQSIHNRLSKNALPIHLPIGFEKDINGVVDLVDMKAYTYGDFTDHELVQGEVPADMLEKAKNARSLLVEAAVEADDALMEKFFEHGEEAISVEELKVALRKRVLAGDFYLVTGGDGRGVIVEKVLDLMVDYLPSPLDVAEIWGKNPKTGDEVSRKPDDKEPMAALAFKLATDPFVGKLIFVRVYSGVLTAGSYVLNTTTGEKERIGRIVRMHADKREDVDKVGAGDIAAVVGLKGTFTGHTLCDVAHPIALEAITFPEPPVSIAVEPKTKADQEKMGIALQRLAEEDPTFRVHTDDETAQTIMSGMGELHLEILIDRMKREFNVEANVGEPQVAFRETIKGTAEVQGKHAKQSGGRGQYGDVWVRFEPNEPGKGFEFIDAIKGGVVPQEYRPAVQKGIRETLDGGVIAGYPVVDVKATLYDGSYHDVDSSELAFSLAGSLAARAGVKQATPIILEPVMHVEVTTPEEFMGDIIGDLNSRRGRIESMEDLMGGAKLIKAIVPLANMFGYTGDIRSMSQGRAASTMELAHYEEVPPNVAQEIIEKRSK; the protein is encoded by the coding sequence ATGGCAACTCCAACCAATGTCCCACTCAAGGACTTTAGAAACGTCGGTATTATCGCGCATATTGATGCTGGCAAAACAACCACAACCGAAGGTATTTTGTACCGTACTGGCCTGAGCCACAAAATCGGTGCCGTGCACGAAGGTGAAACGACGACCGACTGGATGGAGCAAGAGCGTGAGCGCGGTATCACTATCACCAGTGCGGCCGTGACGTGTTTTTGGAAAGACCACAAAATCAACATCATTGACACTCCTGGTCACATTGACTTTACAGCTGAAGTAGAGCGTAGTTTGCGCGTGCTTGACGGTGCCGTGACAGTATTTGACGGCAAAATGGGCGTGGAAGCACAGAGTGAAACGGTGTGGCGCCAGGCCAACAAGTACGGTGTGCCGCGTATCTGTTTCATCAACAAAATCAACCAGACTGGTGGCGACTTTTACAAATCGCTCCAGAGTATTCACAATCGTCTCAGCAAAAATGCGCTACCTATCCATTTGCCAATTGGGTTTGAAAAAGACATCAATGGTGTTGTTGACCTTGTTGACATGAAAGCCTATACGTATGGTGACTTTACTGATCATGAGCTTGTGCAAGGTGAAGTTCCTGCCGATATGCTCGAAAAAGCTAAGAACGCGCGTAGTCTACTGGTTGAGGCCGCTGTCGAGGCCGACGACGCGCTGATGGAGAAGTTCTTCGAGCACGGTGAAGAAGCGATTAGCGTAGAGGAGTTAAAGGTTGCTTTGCGTAAGCGTGTGCTGGCAGGCGACTTTTATCTTGTTACGGGTGGCGATGGCCGCGGTGTCATTGTCGAAAAGGTGCTCGACCTCATGGTTGACTATTTGCCAAGTCCGCTTGATGTAGCTGAAATATGGGGCAAAAACCCTAAAACTGGCGACGAAGTGAGCCGCAAACCTGACGACAAAGAACCAATGGCTGCGCTGGCCTTTAAGCTCGCAACCGACCCATTTGTCGGTAAGCTGATTTTTGTGCGCGTGTATAGTGGTGTGTTGACGGCCGGTAGCTACGTGCTCAATACCACTACTGGCGAAAAAGAACGCATCGGGCGTATTGTCCGTATGCACGCCGACAAGCGTGAAGATGTCGACAAGGTTGGTGCTGGCGACATTGCCGCAGTCGTGGGGCTCAAAGGCACCTTCACTGGCCATACACTTTGCGACGTCGCTCACCCGATTGCGCTTGAAGCGATTACATTCCCTGAACCCCCAGTCAGTATTGCTGTCGAGCCAAAAACCAAAGCCGACCAAGAAAAAATGGGCATTGCCTTGCAACGCCTGGCCGAAGAAGACCCAACCTTCCGTGTGCATACCGACGACGAAACTGCTCAAACGATTATGAGCGGTATGGGCGAGCTTCACCTCGAAATTCTGATCGACCGCATGAAGCGCGAATTTAATGTTGAGGCCAATGTTGGTGAGCCGCAAGTCGCCTTCCGTGAAACCATCAAAGGTACCGCCGAAGTGCAGGGCAAGCACGCCAAGCAGTCTGGTGGACGTGGTCAGTATGGTGACGTATGGGTACGCTTTGAGCCAAATGAACCTGGCAAAGGCTTCGAATTTATCGACGCTATTAAGGGTGGTGTGGTGCCACAAGAATACCGCCCAGCCGTACAAAAGGGTATTCGTGAAACACTCGATGGCGGTGTGATTGCCGGCTATCCAGTGGTTGATGTCAAAGCAACGCTCTACGATGGTAGCTATCACGATGTTGACTCAAGCGAACTCGCCTTTAGCCTAGCTGGTAGCCTTGCTGCCCGCGCTGGTGTGAAGCAGGCCACTCCGATCATCCTTGAACCCGTCATGCATGTCGAAGTGACTACACCCGAAGAATTCATGGGTGATATCATCGGCGACCTCAATAGCCGTCGTGGCCGTATAGAAAGCATGGAAGACCTGATGGGCGGCGCCAAGCTGATTAAGGCGATTGTGCCACTTGCCAACATGTTTGGCTATACTGGAGACATCCGCAGTATGAGCCAAGGCCGCGCTGCCAGCACCATGGAGCTCGCGCACTACGAAGAAGTCCCGCCAAACGTGGCGCAGGAAATCATCGAAAAGCGCAGCAAGTAA